A region from the Variovorax sp. V93 genome encodes:
- a CDS encoding alpha/beta fold hydrolase has protein sequence MTIRRAFADLSVGQVHYAACGDASATAVLLLHQSPRSWAEYRAVLPLLGARYRAIAMDTAGFGDSADGGVPAGIAQWARVACELLDSLGIARADVVGHHTGGVIAVELAAAFPDRVRSLVLSSTPYTGEAFRIARAERPPIDEVAPSEDGSHLAALWQKRQGFYPEGRPDLLEAFVRDALKVGHRVEQGHRAVASYRMEERIGRVTQPVLIVRATADPFAAPHAEELLHHLPQARIVDIEGGMVPLPDQMPEAFAQAVLDFLSTLPS, from the coding sequence GTGACCATCCGCCGCGCCTTTGCCGACCTGTCGGTGGGGCAGGTGCACTACGCGGCATGCGGCGATGCGAGTGCGACGGCCGTGCTGCTGCTGCACCAGTCGCCGCGCAGCTGGGCCGAATACCGCGCGGTGCTTCCGCTGCTCGGCGCGCGGTACCGCGCCATTGCCATGGACACCGCGGGCTTCGGCGATTCGGCGGACGGCGGCGTGCCCGCGGGCATCGCGCAGTGGGCGCGCGTGGCCTGCGAGCTGCTCGATTCACTCGGCATTGCGCGGGCCGACGTGGTGGGGCACCACACGGGCGGCGTCATCGCGGTCGAACTCGCGGCGGCGTTTCCGGACCGCGTGCGCAGCCTCGTGCTGTCGTCCACGCCGTACACCGGCGAAGCCTTTCGCATCGCAAGGGCCGAGAGGCCGCCCATCGACGAGGTCGCCCCAAGCGAAGACGGAAGCCATCTCGCCGCACTCTGGCAAAAGCGCCAGGGCTTTTATCCCGAAGGGCGCCCCGACCTGCTCGAGGCCTTCGTGCGCGATGCATTGAAGGTCGGCCATCGCGTGGAGCAGGGGCACCGCGCCGTCGCGTCCTACCGTATGGAAGAGCGCATCGGCCGCGTGACGCAGCCCGTGCTCATCGTCCGCGCCACCGCCGATCCGTTTGCCGCCCCGCATGCAGAGGAGCTGCTCCACCACCTGCCGCAGGCACGCATCGTCGACATCGAAGGCGGCATGGTCCCCTTGCCGGACCAGATGCCTGAAGCCTTCGCGCAGGCGGTGCTCGACTTTCTTTCGACGCTGCCCTCATGA
- a CDS encoding MarR family winged helix-turn-helix transcriptional regulator, which produces MAEPSPETHRFVDDYLPALLAQASQLISSEFHEVARQQGFSVSEWRVMASLAGSEPISIGQLAQVTVTKQPTVTRLLDRMEARGQVERLPHESDRRITLVRITRKGLKAVEHLMELARDHERRVLEPFGLRRAEELKQTLRQMIDLHVHVPVEEPEED; this is translated from the coding sequence ATGGCCGAGCCCTCTCCTGAAACGCATCGCTTCGTCGATGACTACCTGCCGGCACTGCTGGCGCAGGCCAGCCAGCTGATCTCCTCGGAGTTCCACGAGGTGGCGCGGCAGCAGGGCTTCTCCGTGTCCGAGTGGCGCGTGATGGCCTCGCTCGCGGGCAGCGAGCCGATCAGCATCGGCCAGCTCGCGCAGGTGACGGTGACCAAGCAGCCGACCGTCACGCGGCTGCTCGACCGCATGGAGGCACGCGGACAGGTCGAGCGGCTGCCCCATGAAAGTGATCGCCGCATCACGCTGGTGCGCATCACGCGCAAGGGCTTGAAGGCGGTGGAGCACCTGATGGAACTCGCGCGCGACCACGAGCGGCGCGTGCTCGAACCCTTCGGCCTGCGGCGCGCCGAAGAACTGAAGCAGACCCTGCGGCAGATGATCGACCTGCACGTGCATGTGCCAGTCGAGGAGCCGGAGGAAGACTAG
- a CDS encoding thiamine pyrophosphate-dependent enzyme, producing the protein MAERSFVEEVKKLRLSGGDVFRGEGILAVTKALLESGVSYVAGYQGAPISHLMDVLADAQDILAEQGIRFENSASEATAAATLAASVNYPLRGAVTFKATVGTNVASDALANLASGGVTGGALIIVGEDYGEGSSIMQERSHAFAMKSQIWLLDPRPNLPSIVDAVKQGFDLSEASHTPVMLQLRIRACHVHGHFIAGDNKRAKFTLKDALENPRRDVGRIVLPPASFVHEQEKVRDRWPAAVRFIEERKLNEFFSEDADDIGIIVQGGSYNTLLRALERLGLADVYGNTQVPLYVMNVAYPVIESEVIRFCEGKRAVLVVEEGQPNFVEQNLATILRQAGSTTALHGKDMLPVAGEYTASELLKGARSFCERYERLAPLPVPVPVRKVIPLKEVAAIGVDAAPEPAMPSSSLAEVVHARPPGFCTGCPERPIFSAMKLVERELGAHHVSADIGCHLFSILPPFNIGNTTMGYGLGGAGASALNAPAGKRAISMMGDGGFWHNGLTSGVANSVFNKSDNLTIVVDNNYTSATGGQDILSSNAVNRTRSTGHEIERAVRGVGVEWVKTMRRTYDVAGMRDALKEALTTTKKGPKVLIAQSECMLNKQRREKPLVRKAIADGKRMVREKFGVDSDTCTGDHSCIRLSGCPSLSIKPNPDPLRTDPVATVLDSCVGCGVCGEVSHAAVLCPSFYKAQIVSNPSRWDVLRERLRSAIIGWLQRGEARRRETYAF; encoded by the coding sequence ATGGCTGAGCGTTCGTTCGTCGAAGAAGTCAAGAAGCTGCGGCTTTCTGGCGGAGATGTGTTTCGCGGTGAAGGCATTCTGGCGGTCACCAAGGCCTTGCTCGAATCGGGAGTTTCCTATGTGGCGGGGTACCAGGGGGCACCCATCTCGCACCTGATGGACGTGCTGGCCGATGCGCAGGACATCCTCGCCGAGCAGGGCATCCGCTTCGAGAACAGCGCGAGCGAGGCCACCGCAGCCGCCACGCTGGCCGCTTCCGTCAACTATCCATTGCGCGGCGCCGTCACCTTCAAGGCTACCGTGGGTACCAACGTGGCCTCGGACGCGCTGGCCAACCTGGCCTCGGGCGGCGTGACCGGCGGCGCGCTGATCATCGTGGGCGAGGACTACGGCGAGGGCTCGTCGATCATGCAGGAACGCAGCCATGCGTTCGCGATGAAGTCGCAGATCTGGCTGCTCGATCCGCGGCCCAACCTGCCGAGCATCGTCGATGCGGTGAAGCAGGGCTTCGACCTTTCGGAAGCGAGCCATACGCCCGTGATGCTGCAGCTGCGCATCCGCGCCTGCCACGTGCACGGCCACTTCATTGCCGGCGACAACAAGCGCGCGAAGTTCACGCTCAAGGACGCGCTCGAGAATCCGCGGCGCGACGTCGGCCGCATCGTGCTGCCGCCCGCGAGCTTCGTGCACGAGCAGGAGAAGGTGCGGGACCGCTGGCCCGCGGCCGTGCGCTTCATCGAGGAGCGCAAGCTCAACGAATTCTTCTCCGAGGACGCCGACGACATCGGCATCATCGTGCAGGGCGGCAGCTACAACACGCTGCTGCGCGCACTCGAGCGGCTCGGCCTGGCCGACGTGTACGGCAACACCCAGGTGCCGCTCTACGTGATGAACGTGGCCTACCCCGTCATCGAGAGCGAGGTGATCCGCTTCTGCGAAGGCAAGCGTGCGGTGCTGGTCGTGGAAGAGGGCCAGCCCAACTTCGTCGAGCAGAACCTCGCGACCATCCTGCGCCAGGCCGGCTCCACCACCGCGCTGCATGGCAAGGACATGCTGCCCGTGGCCGGCGAGTACACCGCATCCGAACTGCTGAAGGGCGCGCGCAGCTTCTGCGAGCGCTACGAACGCCTGGCGCCGCTGCCGGTGCCCGTGCCGGTGCGCAAGGTGATCCCGCTGAAGGAGGTGGCCGCCATCGGCGTCGATGCCGCACCCGAGCCGGCCATGCCGTCCTCCTCGCTTGCCGAGGTCGTGCATGCGCGCCCGCCGGGCTTTTGCACCGGCTGCCCCGAGCGGCCGATCTTCAGCGCGATGAAACTGGTCGAGCGCGAGCTTGGTGCGCACCACGTGAGCGCCGACATCGGCTGCCATCTGTTCTCGATCCTGCCGCCCTTCAACATCGGCAACACGACCATGGGCTACGGGCTCGGCGGCGCCGGCGCCTCGGCGCTCAATGCGCCGGCAGGCAAGCGAGCGATCTCGATGATGGGCGACGGCGGCTTCTGGCACAACGGCCTGACCAGCGGCGTGGCGAATTCCGTCTTCAACAAGAGCGACAACCTCACCATCGTCGTCGACAACAACTACACCTCGGCCACGGGCGGCCAGGACATCCTCTCGTCGAACGCCGTCAACAGGACGCGCAGCACCGGCCACGAGATCGAGCGCGCCGTGCGCGGCGTGGGCGTCGAGTGGGTGAAGACGATGCGCCGCACCTACGACGTCGCCGGCATGCGCGACGCGCTGAAAGAAGCGCTGACCACGACGAAGAAGGGCCCCAAGGTCCTGATCGCGCAATCGGAATGCATGCTCAACAAGCAGCGCCGCGAGAAGCCGCTGGTGCGCAAGGCCATCGCCGACGGCAAGCGCATGGTGCGCGAGAAGTTCGGCGTCGATTCCGACACCTGCACCGGCGACCACTCGTGCATCCGCCTGTCGGGCTGTCCCTCGCTGTCGATCAAGCCGAATCCCGATCCGCTGCGCACCGACCCGGTCGCGACGGTGCTCGACAGCTGCGTGGGCTGCGGCGTGTGCGGCGAGGTCTCGCATGCCGCGGTGCTGTGCCCCTCGTTCTACAAGGCACAGATCGTGAGCAACCCGAGCCGCTGGGATGTGCTGCGCGAGCGCCTGCGCAGCGCCATCATCGGCTGGCTGCAGCGCGGCGAAGCGCGCCGCCGCGAAACCTATGCCTTCTGA
- a CDS encoding zinc-binding alcohol dehydrogenase family protein has protein sequence MKAIRIHGFDAVPVLEDLPDPAPRPGRTIVRMQAATVGHIDRTVWRGSFLRHPPLPYTPGVEAAGVVLASGRFAAGARVWLRGSGLGTLFDGTWCEQIDAPDEALGLLPDALPMTVGAAFFSPTTSAWVALHEVAKLQGGEQVLVTGASGAVGSLAVQLARELGCTVRAVDPDAEAPPPASADLLIDTVGGSVLSAALPAVRPGGRAVLIGYTAGPTLQLDIAHFLQRDVALLPLNMFRREAAGRAVAPELLARLADGRLHLEVRSFALADAAMALEWIAQRGHRGRAVLVP, from the coding sequence ATGAAAGCCATCCGCATCCACGGCTTCGACGCGGTGCCCGTGCTCGAAGACCTGCCCGACCCGGCGCCGCGGCCCGGCCGCACCATCGTGCGCATGCAGGCCGCCACCGTCGGCCACATCGACCGCACCGTGTGGCGCGGCAGCTTCCTGCGCCATCCGCCGCTGCCCTACACGCCCGGCGTGGAAGCCGCAGGCGTTGTCCTCGCCAGCGGGCGTTTTGCCGCCGGAGCGCGCGTGTGGCTGCGCGGCAGCGGCCTGGGCACGCTGTTCGACGGCACCTGGTGTGAGCAGATCGATGCACCCGACGAAGCGCTCGGCTTGCTGCCCGATGCACTGCCGATGACGGTCGGCGCCGCGTTCTTCTCGCCCACCACGTCGGCCTGGGTGGCGCTGCATGAAGTCGCGAAGCTGCAGGGCGGCGAGCAGGTGCTGGTCACGGGGGCGAGCGGTGCGGTGGGCTCGCTCGCCGTGCAGCTGGCGCGCGAGCTTGGCTGCACCGTGAGGGCGGTCGATCCGGACGCCGAAGCCCCGCCGCCCGCGAGTGCAGACCTGCTGATCGACACGGTCGGCGGCAGCGTTCTTTCGGCGGCCTTGCCTGCCGTGCGGCCCGGCGGGCGTGCCGTGCTCATCGGCTACACCGCAGGCCCCACGCTGCAGCTGGACATCGCGCACTTCCTGCAGCGCGACGTGGCGCTGCTGCCGCTCAACATGTTCAGGCGCGAAGCCGCCGGCCGGGCCGTGGCGCCCGAGCTGCTCGCGCGGCTGGCCGACGGCCGCCTGCACCTGGAGGTGCGCAGCTTCGCCCTGGCCGATGCCGCCATGGCGCTCGAATGGATCGCGCAGCGCGGTCATCGCGGCCGCGCGGTGCTGGTGCCCTAG
- a CDS encoding Rieske 2Fe-2S domain-containing protein, giving the protein MTSYRDNPDAIRALVQNDRVHRDLYTSQELFELEQEHFFANTWNYVGHESQLPKPGDWISNEIAGRPLIVVRHADGSVRAMMNRCAHKGSRLVNGPCGNTGKFFRCPYHAWTFKTDGALLAIPLKTGYENTALHACESAKGLTTLSHVRSHRGFIFVKINDAGPDFDAYFGDSLSSIDNMADRSPEGELEIAGGCLRFMHQCNWKMFVENLNDTMHPMVAHESSAGTAKRMWADKPADEPKPMAVEQFVPFMSDYKFFEDMGIRTYDNGHSFTGVHFSIHSKYKAIPAYDDAMKARYGEEKTAQILGMARHNTVYYPNLTIKGAIQAIRVVKPISADRTLIESWTFRLKGAPPELLQRTTMYNRLINSPFSVVGHDDLQAYRGMQAGLHASGNEWVSLHRNYDPSELKGGEITTGGTNELPMRNQYRAWVQRMMETM; this is encoded by the coding sequence ATGACCTCGTACCGAGACAACCCCGATGCCATCCGCGCGCTGGTTCAGAACGACCGCGTGCACCGCGACCTGTACACCAGCCAGGAACTGTTCGAGCTGGAGCAGGAGCACTTCTTTGCCAACACCTGGAACTACGTCGGCCACGAGAGCCAGCTGCCGAAACCCGGCGACTGGATCAGCAACGAGATCGCCGGCCGCCCGCTGATCGTCGTTCGCCACGCCGACGGCAGCGTGCGCGCGATGATGAACCGCTGCGCCCACAAGGGCTCGCGGCTGGTGAACGGGCCTTGCGGCAACACCGGCAAGTTCTTCCGCTGCCCGTACCACGCCTGGACCTTCAAAACCGACGGTGCGCTGCTCGCCATTCCGCTGAAGACCGGCTACGAGAACACCGCGCTGCACGCGTGCGAATCGGCCAAGGGACTGACCACGCTCAGCCATGTGCGCAGCCACCGCGGCTTCATCTTCGTGAAGATCAACGATGCGGGGCCGGACTTCGACGCGTACTTCGGCGATTCGCTGAGCTCTATCGACAACATGGCCGACCGCTCGCCCGAGGGCGAACTCGAGATCGCGGGCGGCTGCCTGCGCTTCATGCACCAGTGCAACTGGAAGATGTTCGTCGAGAACCTCAACGACACCATGCACCCCATGGTGGCGCACGAATCCTCGGCCGGCACCGCCAAGCGCATGTGGGCCGACAAGCCCGCCGACGAGCCCAAGCCCATGGCGGTCGAGCAGTTCGTGCCCTTCATGTCCGACTACAAGTTCTTCGAGGACATGGGCATCCGCACCTACGACAACGGCCACAGCTTCACGGGCGTGCACTTCAGCATCCACAGCAAGTACAAGGCGATCCCGGCCTATGACGACGCCATGAAGGCGCGCTACGGCGAGGAAAAAACCGCGCAGATCCTCGGCATGGCGCGCCACAACACGGTGTACTACCCGAACCTCACGATCAAGGGCGCGATCCAGGCGATCCGCGTGGTCAAGCCGATCTCGGCCGACAGGACGCTGATCGAGAGCTGGACCTTCCGCCTCAAGGGCGCGCCGCCCGAGCTGCTGCAGCGCACCACCATGTACAACCGGCTCATCAACTCGCCGTTCTCGGTGGTGGGGCATGACGACCTGCAGGCCTACCGCGGCATGCAGGCCGGCCTGCATGCGAGCGGCAACGAGTGGGTGAGCCTGCATCGCAACTACGACCCGTCGGAGCTGAAGGGCGGAGAGATCACCACGGGCGGCACCAACGAGCTGCCGATGCGCAACCAGTACCGCGCATGGGTCCAGCGCATGATGGAGACCATGTGA
- a CDS encoding aromatic-ring-hydroxylating dioxygenase subunit beta gives MAGIEVTRQVLIDFVVNEAHLLDTRRYEEWNALFTDDAFYWVPLVPDQEDGLNHTSHLYEDKLLRELRIERLKSPRAFSQQPPSRCHHLLQVPVVEQFDAEANRFVVRTGFHYTESQGDELQFYVGTFFHHLTVRDGALRMTLKRVNLLNCDAALPAVQLFI, from the coding sequence ATGGCCGGCATCGAAGTCACCCGCCAGGTCCTGATCGATTTCGTCGTGAACGAAGCGCACCTGCTCGACACGCGCCGCTACGAGGAGTGGAACGCGCTCTTTACCGACGATGCCTTCTACTGGGTGCCGCTGGTTCCCGACCAGGAAGACGGCCTCAACCACACCTCGCATCTCTACGAGGACAAGCTGCTGCGCGAACTGCGCATCGAGCGCCTCAAGAGCCCGCGCGCCTTCTCGCAACAGCCGCCGAGCCGCTGCCACCACCTGCTGCAGGTTCCGGTGGTCGAGCAGTTCGATGCCGAAGCCAACCGCTTCGTGGTGCGCACTGGATTCCACTACACCGAATCGCAGGGCGACGAGCTTCAGTTCTACGTCGGCACCTTCTTCCATCACCTCACGGTGCGGGACGGCGCGCTGCGCATGACGCTCAAGCGCGTCAACCTGCTCAACTGCGACGCGGCGCTGCCGGCCGTGCAGCTCTTCATCTAG
- a CDS encoding 2Fe-2S iron-sulfur cluster-binding protein, whose protein sequence is MTAPTATLQLRVAEARQLNPLIRMLRLRAEDGRALPGFTAGAHIRVQVSLPEGKTDWRHYSLINFATARNATNAPTEYVIAVRKEAEGRGGSRFMHEQLKEGDTLAIEAPKNDFPLHTGPGGSVLVAGGIGVTPLATMAARRRAEGAPVRMHYAGRSRELMAFLPELQALLGDDLRVHADAEAGAPLDIDALLDGVPAGDRLYVCGPKLMLDAMLARTQARGWEHDRVHFELFTEPVAEEGDQPFEVELAQSGQRFTVPADQSILDCLIEHGCDPMFDCKRGECGVCATPVLEGEIDHRDYVLTAREKAEGNVMQICISRAKGARLVLDI, encoded by the coding sequence ATGACCGCTCCCACCGCCACGCTCCAGCTTCGCGTTGCCGAAGCGCGCCAGCTCAATCCGCTGATCCGCATGCTGCGGCTGCGCGCCGAGGACGGCCGCGCGCTGCCTGGCTTTACGGCGGGCGCCCACATCCGCGTGCAAGTATCACTGCCCGAAGGCAAGACCGACTGGCGCCACTATTCGCTGATCAACTTTGCGACGGCGCGCAACGCCACCAACGCGCCGACGGAATACGTGATCGCCGTGCGCAAGGAGGCCGAGGGCCGTGGCGGCTCGCGCTTCATGCACGAGCAACTGAAAGAGGGCGACACCCTCGCCATCGAGGCGCCGAAGAACGACTTTCCGTTGCACACCGGCCCGGGCGGCTCGGTGCTGGTGGCGGGTGGCATCGGCGTCACGCCGCTCGCCACCATGGCCGCGCGCCGCCGCGCCGAGGGCGCCCCGGTGCGCATGCACTATGCCGGCCGCAGCCGCGAACTGATGGCCTTTTTGCCCGAACTGCAGGCGCTGCTCGGCGACGACCTGCGCGTGCATGCCGACGCCGAAGCAGGCGCGCCGCTGGATATCGACGCGTTGCTCGACGGCGTGCCCGCGGGCGACCGCCTCTACGTCTGCGGTCCCAAGCTCATGCTCGACGCCATGCTGGCCCGCACCCAGGCGCGCGGCTGGGAGCACGACCGCGTGCACTTCGAGCTCTTCACCGAGCCGGTTGCGGAAGAGGGCGACCAGCCCTTCGAGGTGGAACTCGCGCAATCGGGCCAGCGCTTCACCGTGCCGGCCGACCAGAGCATCCTCGACTGCCTGATCGAGCACGGCTGCGACCCGATGTTCGACTGCAAGCGCGGCGAATGCGGCGTGTGCGCCACGCCCGTGCTCGAAGGCGAGATCGACCACCGCGACTACGTGCTGACCGCCCGCGAGAAGGCGGAAGGCAACGTGATGCAGATCTGCATCTCGCGTGCCAAGGGTGCGCGCCTGGTGCTCGACATCTGA
- a CDS encoding indolepyruvate oxidoreductase subunit beta family protein — protein MTNKAQPIKIAILAMGGEGGGVLADWIVDMGEANGYVAQTTSVPGVAQRTGATIYYVELYPNAQAEADGGRPVLALMPLPGDVDVVLASELMEAGRAVQRGLVTSDRTTLIASTHRVFSIAEKSALGDGRVDSAQLLAHTARAAKRFIRFDMAQAAEAAGSVISAVLFGALAGSGVLPFSRAQFEATIERGGVGVKPSLKAFGGAFARAQGGDDGETPPETAAATSAPQPRHPAVRALVEHVQHGFPPAAQDFLLEGVRRLIDYQDPAYAGLYLDRMGAIAALPNNGDHRLLRETARYLALWMSYEDTARVAALKTRATRFERVRGEARVQPGQVLAINEYMHPRLQEICETLPGGLGRWLMNSTLPKKIVERFTQHGRVIRTSSLRGYLMLRTVAAMKRWRRSTMRYAEENRRIEEWLQRIAATAQRNPELAVELAQCQRLVKGYSDTHERGIRNYDTVMRAVERAGAALAPATLRELRDAALADEHGHKLQAALAQHALA, from the coding sequence ATGACGAACAAGGCGCAACCGATAAAAATCGCGATCCTTGCCATGGGCGGGGAAGGAGGCGGCGTGCTGGCCGACTGGATCGTCGACATGGGCGAGGCCAATGGCTACGTCGCGCAGACCACCTCGGTGCCCGGCGTCGCGCAGCGCACCGGCGCGACCATCTACTACGTCGAGCTGTATCCCAATGCGCAGGCCGAGGCGGATGGCGGCCGTCCCGTGCTCGCGCTGATGCCGCTGCCGGGCGACGTCGACGTGGTGCTGGCGTCGGAGCTCATGGAGGCGGGGCGCGCGGTGCAGCGCGGACTCGTCACCAGCGACCGCACCACGTTGATCGCCTCCACGCACCGCGTGTTCTCGATCGCCGAGAAGAGCGCGCTCGGCGACGGCCGCGTCGACAGCGCGCAGCTGCTCGCGCACACCGCGCGGGCCGCCAAGCGCTTCATCCGCTTCGACATGGCGCAAGCCGCCGAAGCCGCGGGCAGCGTGATCAGCGCCGTGCTGTTCGGCGCGCTGGCCGGCTCGGGCGTGCTGCCGTTCAGTCGCGCGCAGTTCGAGGCCACCATCGAGCGCGGTGGCGTGGGCGTGAAGCCCAGCCTCAAGGCCTTTGGCGGCGCATTCGCCCGTGCCCAAGGCGGCGACGATGGCGAAACGCCACCCGAAACCGCTGCGGCCACATCGGCCCCGCAACCGCGCCACCCGGCCGTGCGCGCGCTGGTCGAACATGTGCAGCACGGCTTCCCGCCAGCCGCGCAGGACTTCCTGCTGGAGGGCGTGCGCCGCCTCATCGACTACCAGGACCCGGCCTATGCCGGCCTGTACCTGGATCGCATGGGCGCGATCGCTGCCCTGCCGAACAACGGCGATCACCGCCTGCTGCGCGAAACCGCGCGCTATCTCGCGCTCTGGATGTCGTACGAAGACACGGCCCGTGTCGCCGCGCTCAAGACCCGTGCCACCCGCTTCGAGCGCGTGCGCGGCGAGGCGCGCGTGCAGCCCGGCCAGGTGCTCGCCATCAACGAGTACATGCATCCGCGCCTGCAGGAAATCTGCGAGACGCTGCCGGGCGGCCTGGGCCGCTGGCTCATGAATTCCACGCTGCCGAAGAAGATCGTCGAGCGCTTCACGCAGCACGGCCGCGTGATCCGGACCAGCTCGCTGCGCGGCTACCTGATGTTGCGCACGGTGGCCGCCATGAAGCGCTGGCGCCGCTCGACCATGCGCTATGCGGAAGAGAACCGCCGCATCGAGGAATGGCTGCAGCGCATTGCCGCCACCGCGCAGCGCAACCCCGAACTGGCCGTCGAGCTCGCGCAGTGCCAGCGCCTGGTCAAGGGCTACAGCGACACGCACGAACGCGGCATCCGCAACTACGACACCGTGATGCGCGCGGTCGAGCGCGCCGGTGCGGCGCTGGCCCCGGCCACGCTGCGCGAGCTGCGCGATGCGGCGCTGGCCGACGAACACGGCCACAAGCTGCAGGCTGCGCTGGCGCAGCACGCATTGGCCTGA
- a CDS encoding AMP-binding protein has protein sequence MPQHATVHDVFAATAARTPQAEFLFTESVTAAAYGIEAGAIRWADAAAQIERLRAAYAQAGYGHGHRVGLLLENRPAFIFHWLALNALGVSVVPINAEMRSAELVYLIGHSEIGLAVTLPERAADLRAAAAQADVAFETMGPDDAVPPAKSAAPRAHEPVGTETECGLLYTSGTTGRPKGCILSNAYFLRAGEWYAALDGVCSIRRDAERVITPLPLNHMNAMAFSTMVVLIAGGCLVQLDRFHPKTWLASARESGATIAHYLGVMPAMLLSAPASAADRDHAIRWGFGAGVDRKNHAPFEERFGFPLVEAWAMTETGAAACIMANREPRLVGTSCFGRQEDFVQIRLVGEDGGDVGIDAPGELLVRSAGDDPKRYFFSGYLKDDEATREAWAGGWFHTGDLVRRDAEGNFFFVDRKKNVIRRSGENISAVEVESVLNQHPAVKASAVAATPDAVRGDEVLACIVVREGADASQREQLAASIVEHALAQLAYYKAPGYVAFVDALPLTPSQKIQRGQLREMAQSLPGQQHCIDTRAMKKRQA, from the coding sequence ATGCCACAACACGCCACCGTCCACGACGTCTTTGCGGCCACCGCGGCGCGCACGCCGCAAGCCGAATTCCTGTTCACCGAGTCGGTGACGGCCGCCGCCTACGGCATCGAAGCGGGTGCCATCCGCTGGGCTGATGCTGCCGCACAGATCGAGCGGCTGCGCGCGGCCTACGCGCAAGCCGGCTACGGCCATGGCCACCGCGTTGGCCTGCTGCTGGAGAACCGGCCTGCTTTCATCTTCCACTGGCTCGCGCTGAATGCCTTGGGCGTGAGCGTGGTGCCGATCAACGCCGAGATGCGGTCGGCCGAGCTGGTCTACCTGATCGGCCACAGCGAGATCGGCCTGGCCGTGACGCTGCCCGAGCGTGCGGCCGACCTGCGTGCCGCGGCAGCGCAGGCGGACGTGGCTTTCGAGACGATGGGGCCTGATGACGCAGTGCCGCCAGCGAAGAGCGCCGCACCGCGCGCCCATGAGCCCGTGGGCACCGAAACCGAATGCGGCCTGCTCTACACCTCGGGCACCACCGGCCGCCCCAAGGGCTGCATCCTGAGCAACGCCTATTTCCTGCGCGCGGGGGAGTGGTATGCGGCGCTCGATGGCGTCTGCAGCATCCGGCGCGATGCCGAGCGCGTCATCACGCCGCTGCCGCTCAACCACATGAACGCGATGGCCTTCTCCACCATGGTGGTGCTGATCGCGGGCGGCTGCCTGGTGCAGCTCGACCGCTTCCATCCGAAGACCTGGCTCGCGAGCGCACGCGAAAGCGGCGCGACCATTGCGCACTACCTGGGCGTGATGCCTGCGATGCTGCTTTCCGCACCGGCATCGGCCGCCGACCGCGACCATGCGATCCGCTGGGGCTTCGGTGCCGGCGTCGACCGCAAGAACCACGCGCCCTTCGAAGAACGCTTCGGCTTCCCATTGGTCGAGGCCTGGGCCATGACCGAAACCGGCGCGGCCGCCTGCATCATGGCCAATCGCGAGCCGCGGCTCGTGGGTACGAGCTGCTTCGGGCGGCAGGAAGATTTCGTGCAGATCCGGCTGGTGGGCGAGGACGGCGGCGACGTCGGTATCGATGCGCCGGGCGAACTGCTGGTGCGCTCGGCCGGCGACGACCCGAAGCGCTACTTCTTCTCGGGCTACCTGAAGGACGACGAAGCCACGCGCGAGGCCTGGGCCGGCGGCTGGTTCCACACCGGCGACCTCGTGCGCCGCGATGCCGAAGGCAACTTCTTCTTCGTCGACCGCAAGAAGAACGTGATCCGCCGCAGCGGCGAGAACATCTCGGCCGTCGAAGTGGAGAGCGTGCTCAACCAGCACCCGGCGGTGAAGGCTTCGGCCGTGGCCGCCACGCCCGACGCGGTGCGCGGCGACGAGGTGCTGGCCTGCATCGTGGTGCGCGAAGGCGCCGATGCATCGCAGCGCGAGCAGCTCGCCGCCAGCATCGTCGAGCATGCGCTCGCGCAGCTGGCCTACTACAAGGCGCCGGGCTACGTGGCCTTCGTTGATGCGCTGCCGCTCACGCCGTCGCAGAAGATCCAGCGTGGCCAGCTGCGCGAGATGGCGCAGTCGCTGCCGGGGCAGCAGCATTGCATCGACACGCGCGCGATGAAAAAGAGGCAGGCATGA